From the genome of Nocardia mangyaensis:
CCATGTCATCGGCGGTCACGAGGCCACCGAAGCTTGGCGTTTCCGGGATTTCCGGACCGTGCGTGCCCATTAGAGTCATAACAGCCGCATCCTGTGCGTAGTGTTTTGGCGGATCGTGTCAAACAGCGCATACTCGTGAGCGAAGCCCGTAGGTCACCGACCCACAGCAGCCTGCACCCCAGACTGCGCTGGCGGCATAGCGGTCCCGACCCAAGTCGTCCTCATCGCCTGATCGCGCCGGCCACAGTACATGATCGCCGCTTAGGCCGTTGGTGGCACGTGTGAAGAGGTGGCACGCTGTGAGGCCCGGAAGAAGTGGTCGATGTTAACGACGAGAAAGAGGGCGGTAGCGGTTGTAACCATGTGGCCATGGTCGTCTTCGATGGTGGCCCGAAGGTTTAGTTTGCGACCCTGGCGGGAATGAAGATGGGCGCGGGCGATATACGGGGTGTCGAGTAGAACCGGGGAGAGGTAGTCGATGGAGAGGTGGCGGGTGACGGCTGGTTCTCCCACGGTGTAGAGGAGGAACCCGAACAGGTCGTCGAGGACGGTTGCGACTGCGCCGCCATGGGCGATCGCTGGGGCGCCAACGTGGCGGGAGTCAAACGTGTGACGGGCGTAGACACCTTCCGCGTCACGTCGGACGCTCAACTGGTGGCCGTGCGGATTGGCTGGCCCGCAACCGAGGCAATGATCATGATGGGGCGGCAAGTCTTGGCATTCCGGCGGAACCACAGGGAAGAGGGGCGTACTCTCCTCGGCCTCGGACGATACGGATCTTGTGGTATCGGATGTGCGGCTCATGGGTGCTTTCTGCATATGTGTGTCACTGGGTGGTGGCGATAAGGATGTCGCAGTGGGCTCTGCGTGCGAGCTCGGTCGGTGTATCGGACAGCAGCCGGGCCAGCGGAGTCGACCGGCACAAGTCGGCGGTGATGATGAGGTCCGGCGCCGCAGTGGCGGCAAGGCGCAATAGGGCACGCAAAGTGGGTTCGGACAAGATGCGGGTGTCGATGTCGATGGCGCCGTGCGCTAGGGCGTGCTGGCAGGCCGTGCGCAATATCGCTTCGACCGGGTTGGTGCCGCGCAGCCGGTAGGCCTCGGGTCCCAGCCGGTCGAGGTCAACTCCGAGTGTGCGTTCGTCGATGTGGTGGCGGACGCCGACGATAACCAGTCGGGCGTGGGTGGCGTGGGCCAATTCGGCGGCGCGGTCGACCACGCGGTAGGAGCGATCGGATCCATCGGTATCCACAAGGATCGTGCGATAGGCCGTCATGCCGGGCGTCCTTCGCGGGTAGGGGACGTGCGAGAGGCAGGAGCCATCGTGCACGAGGGTTGTGCGCGGCATCGGCGAGTGGTGGGCCCGGGTGCAAGCACAGCCAGCACGATCGCGCCTGCGGCGGTAATAGCAGCCAACACCAGCGCGGCCTCGCCGCTGCCGTGCACGAACGCTGCCTTGGCGTACTCGGCTAGCGGCTGGGCCGCTGGTCCGCCCTTTTCGGCGACCTGCAGGGCGGCGGCCAGGGAATCGGCAACGGGTTCGCGAGCGGACTCGGGCAGGCGGGGTAGGGCGGGCTGGATACGCTGAGTATAGCCAGCGGCCAGCACGCTGCCGGCCACGGCGATCCCGATCGCGGCGCCGATCTCGCGGGCGGCATCATTCACCGCCGCGGCGACCCCGTGTTTGGCCTCGGGGGTGTCGGCGACGATGGCGTAAGTCGCCGGGGCGGTACACAATCCCAGGCCCGCGCTCATGATCAGCAGCGGCCACAGTAGGTCGAGGTAGTTCGCGGCGAGGTCCAACCGGCTCACCAGCACCAGCCCGGCAGCGATGGTGAGGAGGCCAGTCACGGTCATCACCCGCAATCCCACCATGCTCGAGAGCCAAGGCGCGATTACGGAAATCATGGCCAGCGGCGCCACCATCGGCGCCAGTGCCAGGGCCGACGCCAGCGGCCCGTATCCGAGAATCAGCTGTAGGTACTGGACCAACAGTAGGAACACCCCAAAGGTGACCAGGAACTGAATGGTCACGGACAGGGAGCCAGCACCGAAGCCTCGGCGTCCGAACAACCGCACGTCTAACAGTGGTGCCGAGATCCGTAGCTCCACGGCCACGAACGCCACCGCCGCCACGACTCCGACACCGGCGGTGACAGCGACGAGCGGGTCGGCCCAGCCGCGTGCGGGAACCTCGACCGCGG
Proteins encoded in this window:
- a CDS encoding PaaI family thioesterase: MSRTSDTTRSVSSEAEESTPLFPVVPPECQDLPPHHDHCLGCGPANPHGHQLSVRRDAEGVYARHTFDSRHVGAPAIAHGGAVATVLDDLFGFLLYTVGEPAVTRHLSIDYLSPVLLDTPYIARAHLHSRQGRKLNLRATIEDDHGHMVTTATALFLVVNIDHFFRASQRATSSHVPPTA
- a CDS encoding universal stress protein, encoding MTAYRTILVDTDGSDRSYRVVDRAAELAHATHARLVIVGVRHHIDERTLGVDLDRLGPEAYRLRGTNPVEAILRTACQHALAHGAIDIDTRILSEPTLRALLRLAATAAPDLIITADLCRSTPLARLLSDTPTELARRAHCDILIATTQ
- a CDS encoding MFS transporter — translated: MNTSRTGAVEIARWTRAQYWVLAVSCLGVALVVAAMAALYSALPQIAVATGATQAQLTWIVDGYTLVLACLVLPAGAIGDRYGRRTVLVAGLAVFAAASALPLVLTDPVWLIAARALAGAGAALVMPSTLSILTAGFALAHRGRAVGVWAGVAGSGAVLGILGAGMLLERWSWQSVFVGLTVAGIVLAGLACTIAESRQPEHPPVDGIGAATVAVAIAAIVFAAVEVPARGWADPLVAVTAGVGVVAAVAFVAVELRISAPLLDVRLFGRRGFGAGSLSVTIQFLVTFGVFLLLVQYLQLILGYGPLASALALAPMVAPLAMISVIAPWLSSMVGLRVMTVTGLLTIAAGLVLVSRLDLAANYLDLLWPLLIMSAGLGLCTAPATYAIVADTPEAKHGVAAAVNDAAREIGAAIGIAVAGSVLAAGYTQRIQPALPRLPESAREPVADSLAAALQVAEKGGPAAQPLAEYAKAAFVHGSGEAALVLAAITAAGAIVLAVLAPGPTTRRCRAQPSCTMAPASRTSPTREGRPA